The Malus domestica chromosome 17, GDT2T_hap1 genome contains the following window.
TTTACCAATTAACATGTCTTTTCATTTTAAATGCAAAAGATACACCATTTACGTCTTTAGCAGGAAGACGTGATTGCCAACTGTAAACTGATGCTGTTCATAAACACCATTGATCTCCTTCGTTAGTCTGAaaaagatcaagtcataacCACATCTCCGTAACTCAATATAGTTACGGACAAAAGACCCATAAGTCATCATGCCCCTTCAACATTTTTGGAAAGATGGCATCTACTTAGTCTTCCATGCATTTGTTCGATTTGAACAGTCATAGCCGTTCCCTTTTGGGCTTGGCAGGAAGGATGTAATTTCCTGCCTACCACATTCTTTCGCCAATCAGTAACCAATATGAGCAAACGTTATGATttatattcaaataattaaacaCATGCCTGATGACATACGGTTTGAATTGTCAAACCGCTCTACCACTTTGTTTTATTCCAGAAACCAATCTGCACTCAAAAGGTTTAACATGAAAATTACAATAAATTGTTCAAATACATTCCTTCAAATCTGTGTGCGCATTCTTTGGTAAATTATATAACATCAATCAGTACTATGGTAAGAATACAATTCATTAGACAAGCAAATGCACCGCTTCGAATATGACAGATTACTAGTATACTATGTCAATTTCCATAACGATCATCATGTGCAATGATCTAAAGATCATCACCAACttgtttgatgaattttttcttttccttttcccttcACTGTTTTACATAATACATATACTGCATATACGTTTTACATCCCACAATCTTTCTAAACATATTTTCTAACAATTGCATATAAAAAATTTCTATCTTTagattgttggagcaatattagaaaatatgaaaataataaaagaatttcaatgaaagtattcataaagaaaatcacaacatcaattatgtatgagattaatataaacaattagagataaagttagaaaaactgacaaacttggagattgaggcttgcataaatgcaatgtcctaaagatagaatttcacccctactcttgtgcttgtagtttgATAGGCGTCtatctcccaggattcaacaatctataatctgaagtcaaagcacttcaatcttcggactctggcgaactttatatattccgtactctcaagacacgactcggaatttgacacacgaatcatttgagaaataaagtggggaaaccctatttctcaagagtataaattaactctaattttctatatCTTAATGCCATGGTTTCATGAGGTTAAATAAAACCGAAGGCATTGATTGACGAAGAGATGCATACATACATCTTTTAGATGGCACCATTTAAAAGGTCCATACTCAATGTGGCGCTACTTTGTATAAGATGGCACCCATTTAATGACAAATACGGTTTGATACAAACGGTTAaagtatttttcattcaattattgaattaaatattataattattaatattGTAATATGtaaattccaacactttcaAAGTTTCAATTTCAAACCTTGACATCAAATTCAAGGATTGGTGACCATGAACCCTTGATCATCAGGTGACCAAGAGACAAGACTCAACATTTTTATCTCTATCTTGTGCattattttctttcatctttctatttaaaattttaattttaatttttcttcccgATAAACTTCGTTGTCCACATCTTAACtgttggaaaattagttattagtttatttttgtttatggttttcttgtgggacaagaatattagaattttctatatcctttaagggttaggatttagggtttattagagttttctatatcctttaaggattaggattttgctttagttttcactatatatagTAGTGCTTGTATTAGTTAATTACAaacaagtcattcacaatgtagtctcttagggttttgtggcCGTTTCCacattcttgtttgtttaataatattcttattttgttagtcttgtttgttgcgcactctgatattcaacttggtatcagagcaggttcaatccttcgggatttaatctgcCCTGGATTCGTATCAGTTTGTTTGTCTGTCTTGTTTCATTCTTTAGATTGTCTTTGGtttagtttgaaaaaaaataaaaatagcacaaaccGCCCTGCAACCTGATCAACCCCGATCGACCCCCTTGGCGAAGCAACCACAACCCAAGTCCTCTGATCCGCAGACCATTGCCATCACCATCGCAGAATCAGAACCACTGCTGCTACACTCGCATCAACCAGAAACCTTGCACATCTGCTTGCTTGCTTGCCTTCCCATTGTTCGTTGACCAGAACTCGCGCTTGGTTTGCGCGTTCTAGAGAAAACCATTGGAAAAAAGGAAATAGAAGAAtaaaagaggaagaaggagaaaagaaaaaaaaaaggagaagaaaataaggaaaaaaaaagaaaaaaagaaattatttttggaTGTTTGTTTTAGGCCTGCAGGAATTGTTGGTTGGCCTGCTTGGATAAGAATTTGTTGATTGCTGGAATTGCTTGTTTGCTCGCCTGCTCGCTTGGATTGTTCGTTTGCTCGCTTGATTGCTCGCCCGCTTGCCTTGTCGTGTCCGTCTAACGGAGCTTGCCTTGTCGtgtccgcctaacggagcttGTCTTGTCTtgtccgcctaacggagcttGCATCCGCATCTGCTTGTTGACAAACTCATGACGTACGTGTACtgtcatgagtttgacggggggtgttggaaaattagttattagtttatttttgtttatggttttcttgtgggacaatgatattagaattttctatatcctttaagggttaggatttagggtttattagagttttctatatcctttaaggattaggattttgctttagttttcactatatatagTAGTGCTTGTATTAGTTAATTAAAAacaagtcattcacaatttagtctcttagggttttgtagccgtttccgcattcttgtttgtttaataatattcttattttgttagtctcgttcgttgcccactctgatattcaactcccCTTCCATACCATTATTCTGTTCCCCGAATTGAAATTGAGAAAACCCATTTTTCTGTTCCAAGATTCACTTCAAGCATTTTGGATATGTTAGCCGGCAGTGATAGGTGAGGAAGAGAAGGAGTCCGCCGGCGAGGTAGTGTTAGGGTGCGTGAGGATTAGGGGAATGCTTAggttatttctttttcttcagtatttggtttttaatttttaactgtGTAAGTTGAAGTTAAGATAAAAAACGCGTGTCACTCAATTAGATTAACCACAGAAAATTTTGGGTGCAAAAAATTTGAGACTCACAAAATACATCCTCACAACAAATGTTACTCAAGAGGCTTTCTTTCTATCCAAACTCTGTATTTGATTTCTGTACGGGTGATAGTAACCTATGAAGGTATGGCTTTTATAGGAACCAAGAAAACAGTAGGAACTTGGCAGCACCAGTGCTATAGAACCCCAATTCAAGCTGAAGTTTTATCAGAAGGTTTCCCCGTTTCAATTCAAGTTGTGAGTTGTTAATTACTTTGGTTCactatttctttctttgtttccatGTATAAACACATGATCATGATCTACCAATTATAAAATCTCTTTTGGATAAATTGACAGATTGAGCATGGCAGCAGAGATCAACCCAGTAGAAAACCCAGGTATGTATCGTGAAAATCAAAGTATTAAATACATATGAAAGGTTCTCTTGGTTTCCTTTTGTGTAAGGAATACATGGTCAATTACTCTTGAATTTAATATCAAGGGTGAAACCTTGGAGAATAAATGGATGTGCTTTCAAGGTTTTATATCAAACTGAAGGATTGGTGACCATGAACCATTGACCATCAGGTGACCAAACGTTACTCCATATGCCTCTTTCTATCCAAAATCTTCTTTCTATCCAAAACTTTGTATTTGAGTTTTGTGATagggatttttactactcatgtgaacgggcttaaatctcctattttacttgcaagaatcacaaggttattgtagtataaacggatttcgcaaggtcatctccacagggattattaaataattcgaactaatcagattacatttaattattgtaaaatagaaattgaagtgattgattttataacctaattaaaataaaaacgaatttaatgaactaaaataaacaatctgtaATATTAGGACTAGAGAAGAAAACAGTTctgagaaaatcaaattaagaaagcactagggttccaccatcacttagcaatcctatgaatttttaccaattacttataatctacacatgccactttgaaggttagattttcctaattcatattctacttggaacctccaacatagaacgtatatctaacatgcaacccgtccggacgttcggatcaaatctaaacatgaaagactcattatgctttatgaaaatcctttgaaaaaccatgcaatccttaagacgtgatattcatcctaagagaaattacaattattaatcacaagaagccagcgtcaatttcagggaaccttccgaccaaaattgcatcaaattacttttctaaagatcctaatggtgatcaggcattaagacaattagatagtttttatcccggttattaacaattcaaagtacgcatgcaatcaatcataagcaattaaataaaaatcacatattcatgttaaggctcaaggcttcgccctagcaaaaggaattagttccgcatattcataattgaaatcatagaaatatctattaagaaaaggattgaaaacaccttcaggtagaaaatcttcaaaaccctagcacttctctctgtctccaatattgcataaaataaaacgttctctaaaactgtagacggctaagcaatatatttgccaagccaccacacaaaccctaggaaacataaccctaaattaaatgataaaattcgtctaaaatctgaacagccacgttttggcccataagctgctccaaaactggcccaatatagctggatttgatgtttggaatattctgaacacttttccagaaggccacgaacccatccgaggtcatcttgggctccaaaaacgtcatttaagcccaaaaacgtcattttccagcactgcacactgcttctttatttcatcgccagaaaataaccgcttggtagaaaaatcccaaattttgatacgatcaagctaagtgactcacgaatgtcctccaactggaattactccaaaattcgtccatttggtcctgttttgctccagaggaagtcgaaagtcctatattgaaaatacaattcaaagtatcaaaattcttccaatatattaaccaaaatacactaaaattagggtaaaatatataatataaaatctactcatcatttTGTACGGATGATAGAAACGTATGAGGGTATGGCTTTTATAGGAACTAAGaaaccaagaaaacaatagGTTTCCTTGCTTCACATCCCACCGCAAAACCAATAATTAACCATCTCAATTTTTATTCTACTTTTTAGAAATGATGTACCTTTCCCATTTATATTTTTCACTCATAATTTGAGACTTGACAAGTGTATTCTACCAACAAATTAAACTAAGTTTTTACCACGAGTTATGAGTTTAATTTGGTAGTAGAACACACATATCAAGTGATGAGTGAAAAAAGTAAATAGGTAAAGGCGAATGAGGAAGCTATCTAGCATTCCTCTTACTTTTATTCAGTCttcactattttttttctttctttctgtcaACATTTCTCCTCTACCCAATAAGGAGGGACCTCTCAACAGAAAGTAGTTAATATATCCCTTGTTTAAAATGCCATATTTAATTTCATACGTACCCTTGACAGTTGATTATAAACCTTGGTTCGATGCTGTGAAGCGGAATGATTGGTGTGCAGCGAAGGAGTTTCTCACCCTACACCCCAGTGCAATAACAGCAACGGATTCATGGGGGGATACAGCTCTTCACAATGCAACATACGAAGGGCGCGAGCAAATTGTGGAAGAGCTGGTGCAGTTGATGACGGAAGAGCAATTCGAGACCAAAAATACTTTTGGTGAGACGGCTCTTACCATTGCTGCTGCAAAAAACATCAAGATCGTTGAATGCTTGGTTGCGAAGAACAAGAAACTACTCGGTATTGCCCGAGATTCCAGCCAAATGACTCCGATTCTCATTGCTGCTAAGAATCACCGATGGGATATAGTTCGGTACCTCTACTCTGTAACTCCACTCGAAGATCTAAAGCCAGATAAAGGCACTTGCGGCTCTGAACTTGTTATCTGTTGTCTTCGGGCCAAACAATTTGATATACGTGCCTTTTATCAACCGAGATCCccattttaattggaaaatggaGATGATGCACCGAGCCGTCTGATTTCATTTAGCGAGATCGTGCGGCTGGGCATTAAAGATGCATTTATTACATTTCTTGTTCTTTATTTTCCTACTTTTCTTTCTCTGCCTCGCGAAGGACCGAACCAGAAACTAGAGGTTCAAATGCAATGAAGCCCTAATCTTTCCATCTTTTCCTTGAATCGGTTTCCTCCCCTGACCATTTTGAACGTTCTGGAGAGGGAGTTTCTTTTTCAAGTTCTGATTCTGGGTTGCAGGTTAATGGAGAAGGCGCGGTAATAATTTCTAATTCGATTTAATTGTAGAACTGAACTTGGGTTGTGAATCTGTTCCTCTTTTTTATCTTCAATTTCTAACCACTGAACACATTTGAATCCGAACTCAATAAGTTTTAATCtttaatatttgaaaaaaaaagaagcaaatcGTTGAAAACAATCTCTAGAATTtagaaattgaaaggaaaaaaaactcCAAAATCCTTAAATCCAGTCTCCAGGTTGCCTAAAATGATCAGGGGGAAAAGATTTGGGTTCGATTGGACTTCGGTTGTCTTGGCTATGCGTCGTTCGCGAGGTAGAGATTCAGAGCAacggagaaaaagagagaagaaatgtAACAAGTTGTGTTTAGTTGCAACCCCACGATCTCATTAAAAGAGATCGGACGGCTGTCACATCATCCTTATTTTCTAGCTAAAATGGGGATTCCTCACCTTGAAGAGCCTCGAACATATATGATAACTGGTCTAAATATACATACGTACAGATATCGCATATGATTTACTTCGACGGTGCCCACACTTGCTCTGTCCTTTTCGAACAAGAAGCCCTATATATGAATTTGCTCTTCTGCCCTTTGCATTCCCGAGTGGGACGTCGCTCAAATTTTGGCAATGGTGGATTTATAACTGTTAGtaatattttccattttttttattacgaTCAAATTTGTCAACATTATATGTGGCATGTATAAATGTCACCTTCCGCATAAAGGGTTTTATGAGTTGGTTCAAATAAGGTGGTCTCcctaatatttttcttaaatcatATTATAAATGGGTACTACCATAATGGTGTGTTTTCATCCACAAAATTTGTAGTAAAAGATAATTGGTCTTATGTCAAAGACATTATCTACCAGAAGTATTTTGAATGAGGAATTCGTATTTCTTAATAGGTATACACGTATGTGATGCTCCTTCCGTCAGTGATGCTCGTATAAATGTTCAAAATCAAGAAAATGAACAAGGTGATCAAGGGAATAGCACAGGTATGTTACATCTCAGAAGTCAAACTATGATTTGATATGTTGGCGTCCTTTTCATATGTTctgctctttctttttttgttttgtttttaaaattattgaGCTGCTCTAGggtttcatataaaatttcacTACAGTAGATAAgaattgcattttatttttctttgcttaTGCCATATATCATCTAATCAGGCTTATAAAGATATTTTTGGCagcaaatttaattttaaatttgtttcGCAGACTTGGGTTTATTACAAGTACTTCCATCGAGGCTTTCAGAGTTTTTGGGTAAGTggacattaattaattaattttgttttatagaaaatgataaacacacaATTAACTTCTTCTCTCACACATCTGTTGAAATTATGTATGttgattttgtttgatttatcgAATCTCTTGGCCACAAATTTAGAGGAATTTGTAAGAATTtcagttttcttttgtttaaattATCAATTTTGTTTATCTATGGACTCATTAAAAATGTGgtgagttgtaacattgtttTGAATCTCAATGTAGGAATAAACCACATTAGTGAACTGAAATTGCACCATGTTCGATCACAACAAATTTTGGACttgataaaatatttaaataaagaaGAAATGGCGGAAATTTATGGACTATTTGATACAGTAAGACTAGCTGCTCAAAATGGGATTGTTGAGCTCGTTATTACTTTATGTAAGGCCAAACCAAGGTTATTGTTGAGCTCGTTATTTCATCATGCTATTGAATGCCGTCAAGAAAATGTTTATAGCCTTGTATACGGGACTGGTAAAAGAAATTACCTCGTGACTTTGAAAGATGGTTCCGGGAAAATCATGCTAGATTATGCAGCGATGTTATCTCCTTCAGAAAAGCTTGATGGTATTGCAGGTGCAGCCTTGCAAATGCAGAGAGAAAGGCAATGGTACAAGGTTagaattatttatatatttttgtaggCTTGCTTACATCTATGGTCCCTGAAATTCAATCCGAGTACTTGACCTCACAAAATTCAAATGGAAACTCAGGTTCATGCCCCTCATTGACCAAAATTTTAGACTGAAACTTcattaatttaaataatttgatTGAGGGACAAAATACTGAATATTAGtgttaacaaagaaaatttaataatGAAAATTAGTAATTCCTTCTAAAATCatggaagttttattttttgagtttcttattattattaaggggagAGGGAGAGGTTCAAAACTTTTACAATAATTAACCGGAGAGGGAAGTTTCGAACCCAGAATACAAGGATGGACCGCTCGAAAAGATTAACACCAAATAaggatttataattttttttttcctcaaatttGAATTGTGTGAATTctaaggaataaaaaaaaaatttaaatatgggtACGTTTTAAGCATTGGTACATGTTACATGTAATACAGTAGtacattttttatgaaaaaattggtgcattataaatatataaatgggtttaaataaaagattaaaaaaaatttgagtaCAAATAAGAGTAAAAATAtgggttataaaaagaaattaaatgcacggggtacaaattaaactaaaaagaaaatttgtatctaaaaaaaggttgcaattaaaaaaaaggtacaagttaaaaagcaaaaaaaaaaaaatatgcaaaatttaactacaaatataaatataccaaacCAAACctttctaacactaaatgaatgtatttgaaaatgattaaatactttttatttataaaatttaaatatgctaacatgtaaatatttaatttaaaaaaaatgatgtggATATAAAAGccaaaggatctccaaaaaaaatggaagaaagaaagtttttaatcaatgaaatagAAAAATGAGAAATGTGAATCTAATTTCTCTAATTCAAATTGTGTCACTTAATACCTGAAATTTAACTTCTTCTCACTTTATCCCATGCCAATATTGTCCATGAATAGTATAAATTTTacctcattatatgtttaagctCAGTATGAATCAAGTTGAATTTATTCCGACATGA
Protein-coding sequences here:
- the LOC103432067 gene encoding uncharacterized protein isoform X2, which encodes MAAEINPVENPVDYKPWFDAVKRNDWCAAKEFLTLHPSAITATDSWGDTALHNATYEGREQIVEELVQLMTEEQFETKNTFGETALTIAAAKNIKIVECLVAKNKKLLGIARDSSQMTPILIAAKNHRWDIVRYLYSVTPLEDLKPDKGTCGSELVICCLRAKQFDIRAFYQPRSPF